Part of the Thermus sp. LT1-2-5 genome, AGATACAGGGTGTGCAGAGGTTCCGGGTGCCTGGAGACCCTCGAGGAACCGTTGTGAATGCAGTGCTGCTCCGACCTATCCCCATTACCCGCGACAATCTCCATATTGTCCTCGAGGCTGGTTGGATTACCAAGGAAGCCCTCTGTCAAGGGGTGAGCGGGCCTCAGGCTCCCGCGGCTTGTCGCTAGCCCACGTGGGGCCCAGGGGAAATATCCCCTGGGCCCTTTTGGAGAAACGTCATGGAGATGATGCGTTCTTCAGCGAGAGGTTCCCGTCCAGAGATGGATATCTACTCCCAGAACCTTTTCCTCCTCCTTGTGCTGGGAATCCTCTGGGGTGCCTTCCACCTGATGACCTTAGGCCAACCCGGGAAGTTTCTGAGCCCCCAAAATCTCTGGAACCTTTCCGTGCAAACTGCGGTGGTGGCCATCCTAGTGGGAGGCATGGTCTTGGTCATTGTGGCTCGGCAGATTGACCTTAGCGTGGGGTCGCTTTTGGGATTTACCGGTATGACCATGGCCCTTTTGCAGGCAGTACCCCCTATCGGGCAAGCGTGGCCTTGGCCCCTGGCGCTTATGGTGGGCCTGGCATTGGGGACCGGGGCTGGTCTTCTGCAAGGCTACCTAATTGCTTATCTTGGGGCACCTTCGTTCATTGTAACCATGGCCGGGCTACTCGTTTTCCGCAACCTCGCTTACCTAATCGCCGAGGGTAGGACCATAGGCCCCCTCCAAGACGGGTTCCTCATCTTGGGCGGGGGGCTTCAAGGTTCCCTTGGGCCTTTTTGGTCCGGCATCGTAACCCTCTCCGCCTTGGCTTATACCCTCTGGGTAGTGTGGCGGGGACGGTGGCTTAGGCAACGCCATGGCCTCGCTGTCCGTCCTCTCTGGGTGGATGGTGTTGTGAGCATTTTCCTGGTGGCGGTCTACGCAGGTTTCCTCTGGGTGATGAACAGTTTCCCCCACCCCGTTACGGGCAAAGGCCGGGGAATTCCTGTGCCGGTGCTCCTCGCCCTTGGGGTTCTGGTTTTCCTTCATTGGCTGTCCCAGCGTACTCGTTTTGGGCGATATGTCTACGCCATTGGCGGCAACCCTGAAGCCGCCCTCTTGGCGGGGATTCCCGTGCGCCGTGTCCAGGTTTTGGTGTTCGGCTTGATGGGCTTTCTGGCCGCACTGGCTGGGGCGGTACAAGCTGCGCGGCTTGCGTTTGTTCCCACGGGCATGGGAACCCTTTTGGAACTCTACGTCATCGCGGCAGCGGTGGTGGGGGGTACCTCGCTAGCTGGGGGCAGTGGTACCATCCTTGGAGCTGCTTTGGGGGCACTGATTATGTCTAGCCTGCAAAACGGATTGGTCTTAATGGGCGTTCCCACGGAGTGGCAAAACCTGATCTTGGGCGTGGTTCTGGTAGCTGCAGCCGTGTGGAACGCTCGCTTTCACCGGAGGCGGGCATGAGCTTGCCTTTGCTCCGTGCAGAAAACATTTCCTTGCGTTTCGGTGGGCTGCAAGCTTTGGACCAAGTTTCCTTTGATCTTTACGAGGGCGAGGTCCATAGCTTGGTGGGGCATAACGGGGCGGGGAAGACCACCTTTATCCGGGTCCTCTCCGGGGTCTACGCCCCACAGGGGGGTAGGCTTCTCCTACGGGTAGGCCAGGGATTGGAAGAAGTGCGTTTTGCTTCACCTCGGGATGCTCAGCGCTTTGGAATCGAAACCATACACCAGAACCTGGCCTTGGCAGACAACTTGGATGCGGTGGCCAACGTCTTCTTGGGTCGGGAGCAGGTTCGTCGCCTTTCTCTGGATGAGGAAGCCATGGAATCCGAGGCCCGCAAGGTTGTGGAGCGGGTAGGGGCTAGGCTTCCTTCCCTTAGGGTTCCCGTGCACCGGCTATCAGGCGGGCAGCGTCAAGCGGTGGCCATCGCCCGGGCTCTGCTCTTCCGGGCTCGGGTGCTTATCATGGACGAACCCACAGCCGCTTTGGGTCCTGGGGAAACGGCTCGGGTGAAAGGGCTTATCCGCACCCTTCGGGACGAGGGATTGGGCATTATCCTAATCAGCCACGATCTCCACGATGTCTTTGACCTTAGTGACCGGATCACGGTGATGAAGGGAGGAAGAGTGGTGGGAACTGTACGGGCGCAGGAGAGCTCGCAGGAAGAGGTATTAGGGATGATTTTGGCGGGAGAGCTTAGGAGGTCGGCCGGGGTTTGACAAAATGCGAAACAGTATGCCCAATGCATACGAGGTCCCTAAAGGTGGAACGCGGCTACTTCGCCGCTGGCACAAGGCAAGGATCCTGGACTTGTTACGCAAAGAGCCCGGCCTCTCTCGGAGTGATCTGGCAAAGCAGTTAGAGCTTTCCCCTTCTGCTGTTACCGAGGCTGTGACCGAGCTTCTGGAAGAGGGGCTCATCTTGGAGCGGCCCCTTCCTCCCCAGGGCCAGGGCCGGCCCTCCATCGCCCTCGAGGTGGAGGGGGAAACGAACGTGGTGTTGGCCTGGGAAATAGATGTGGACCGCATGGCGGTAGCCCTTATGAGTCTGGGGGGCGCGGTGCGGGCCAAGACCCTTCTTCCTCCGGCGCCGAAGGACCCGGATGAGGCCATTAGCCTCTTAGCAGAAGCGACGAGACCCCTGATTTCCGAGAAGCGGGTACTGGGCGTGGGCGTCACGGTGCCGGGCCTTGTGGAGCCCGAAGAGGGGCACTTGACCCTGGCGCCCAACCTGGGCTGGCAGGACATGGCCCTAGGGGAGATGGTTCGAGAAACCATGGTGGACCTGGGGCTCCCCGAGGTCCCCCTGGTGGTGGAGAACGAAGCGAATGCGGCCGCCTACGGCCTTTACGCCTTGGGGGGATGGGAGGTGGACCACTGCGTGTACCTCAACCTAGGCGTGGGCGTGGGGGGTGGGGTGGTGGTGGACCGTAAGGTCTACCATGGGGCCCGCTTCCACGCCGGGGAGGTGGGCCACATTCCCCTGAACCCCGAAGGCCCTGCCTGTGGTTGTGGCAAACAGGGGTGCGCCGAGGTATATTTGAGCTTTCGCAGGTGGAAGGCCAGTCCCTCGGAGGCGCTCTTGTCCGAGATGGCGGAAAAGCTCGCCCACCTTTGTGCCATCGTGTTGAGCACGCTAGACCCAGCCCTTGTTGTTTTGGGAGGACCCTTGGCGGAGGCGACGGGGGAGGCGCTCCTTCTGGAAGTGCGGCTTAGGCTTCCTCGCTACGCCCTGCGGGTTCACAGCCCAGATCAGGTGGTGCTTTCCCCCTTCGGCCGGGAAGCCGCCCTTTTGGGAGCAGGCGCCTTGGCGGCTACCCACTTCATAGAGCAGATGGCTTTTGCGGAGGTGGTGTAAGTGTACGAACCGAAGCCGGAACACAAGTTTACCTTTGGCCTCTGGACAGTGGGCAACGTAGGCCGTGATCCTTTTGGGGATGCGGTTCGGGAGAGGTTGGACCCGGTATATGTGGTCCATAAATTGGCAGAACTAGGCGTATACGGGGTGAACCTTCATGACGAGGATCTGATCCCCAGGGGTACACCGCCTCGGGAACGCGACGAGATCGTGCGTCGCTTTAAGAAGGCCCTCGAGGAAACCGGCTTGCGGGTGCCCATGGTGACGGCTAACCTCTTTTCTGATCCCGCTTTCAAAGATGGCGCTTTGACAAGCCCAGACCCCTGGGTTAGGGCCTACGCCCTGCGCAAAAGCCTGGAAACCATGGACCTGGGGGCGGAGCTGGGGGCGGAGATCTACGTGGTGTGGCCGGGTAGGGAAGGGGCAGAGGTGGAGGCCACGGGCAAGAGCCGCCACGTCTGGGCGTGGGTGCGGGAAGCCCTCAACTACATGGCCGCCTACGCCGAGGACCAGGGCTACGGGTACCGCTTTGCCCTGGAGCCTAAACCGAACGAGCCCAGGGGCGATATCTACTTCGCTACCGTGGGCAGCATGTTGGCCTTCATCTACACCCTGGACCGTCCCGAACGCTTTGGCCTCAACCCAGAGTTCGCTCACGAAACCATGGCGGGGCTCAACTTCGTCCACGCCGTGGCCCAGGTTCTCGAGGCCGGCAAACTTTTCCACATCGACCTCAACGACCAGCGCATGAGTCGGTTTGACCAGGATCTGCGCTTTGGAGCGGAGAACCTAAAGGCCGCGTTCTTCTTGGTGGATCTTTTGGAGCAATCCGGCTACCAAGGGCCACGGCATTTTGACGCCCACGCCCTGAGGACGGAGGACGAGGAGGGGGTTTGGGCTTTTGCCAAGGGATGCATGCGCACGTACCTCATCCTGAAGGAGAAGGCCCGCGCCTTCCGCCAGGATCCCGAGGTCCAAGCGCTGCTTGCGGAGTATTACCGGAAGGACGAGAGGGCCTTGGCCTTCCTTGGCCCCTACAGCCGGGACAAAGCCGAGGCCCTGAAGCGCGCGGATCTTCCCTTAGAAGCCTTAAGGCGACGCGGGTACGCTTTGGAGCGGTTGGACCAGCTGGCGGTGGAGTACCTCTTGGGGGTTCGCGGATGAAAGTGGTTCTGGGGTTGGACCTGGGCACGAGCGGCCTCAAAGGGGTGGCTTTGGACCCCAGGGGCCAGAAGCTCGCTGAGGCCCGGGCTCCTTACCCACTGCACGTCCCAAGACCCGGGTGGACCGAGCAGGACCCCCATGACTGGGCCAGGGCTTTGCGGGAGGTTCTCCAGGCCCTCACCTCCCAGCTCCCCCAGGTGGAGGTGGTGGCCATTGGACTCTCGGGCCAGATGCACGGGGCTGTTTTCCTGGACCGTGCGGGCCAGCCCCTGCTCCCTGCCCCTCTGTGGAACGATCAACGCACCGCTGAGGAGGCCAAAAGGATAGAGGAGGTTATTCCGCGCCCCGAGCTCATCCGGCGCACGGGTAATCCAGCCATCACCGGGTTCCAGCTTCCAAAGATCCTTTGGTTGCGGCACCAACATCCCGACCTTTTCCGCCAGGTTTACAAGGTGCTGCTGCCTAAGGATTACCTGGGCTTCCTTCTGACCGGGAAACTGGCCACGGAGTACTCCGACGCCTCTGGGGTGGGAGCCATGGCCATCCGGGAAAAGGTCTGGGACGAAGACCTCCTCGGTGCCCTGGGTTTGTCCTCCGCCCTTTTCCCGGAGCTAGGGGAAAGCCACCGCGTGGTGGGTGGTCTGCGCCCAGAGTGGGCTTCGGCGGTGGGGTTAAAAGCCGGTACCCCGGTGGTGGCGGGGGCGGGAGATAACGCCGCTGCCGCTATCGGTCTGGGCGTTTCTCGGCACCGCCGGGGGGTTGGGAGCCTTTCCTTGGGTACCAGCGGGGTGATCTTCCTTCCCCTCGAGGAACCCGTGGCCGATCCCGAGGGCCGGATCCATCTGTTCTGCCATGCCGATGGCGCCTACCACCTCCTGGGAGTGACCCTGAGCGCCGCGGGGAGCTTGGAGTGGTTGCGCGGGCTCTTCCCGGAGGTTTCCTTAGAGACTCTTCTGAAAGAGGCGGAACAAGCGCCCCTAGGGGCTTTAGGGCTTTACTTTCTCCCGTTTTTGGCCGGGGAGCGGAGCCCCTATCTGGAGCCTAGGCTTCGGGGAGCTTTTCTGGGCCTTTCCCTGGCTCATGAACGTGGCCACCTGGTACGGGCTGTCTTGGAGGGGGTGGCTTTAAGCCTGGGAGTCGTTTACGAGGCCATGCGCTCTTTGGCCCAAGTGGAAATGTTTTTGGTCACAGGAGGCGGTTCGGCTTCGGATCTTTGGCTTGGCCTCTTGGGCGGGGTCTTACAGGTTCCCCTTTACCGGGTGGCGGGGGAAGAGGGAGCAGCGCGGGGGGCTGCCATTTTGGCCATGGTGGGAGGGGGGGTTTACCAAGACCTCGAGGCCGCCCTTAGGGCCACGCGGCTTACGGAGGTGGCGGCGCCCCCGGCGATCACGGGAGTCCGTCAGCTTCTCCCGGAATACGAGGCTTGGGTGGCCGCGCTTCTGGAACGTTACCGGAGGGTATAGGTGCTACACGAGCATTGGCAGAGGTTGCGCTCCTGGATGGAAACGCAGGGGTTTTCCCGCTTTTTTGTGGCTCGCCCCGAGAACTTTTCTTGGCTTACGGGGGGCAGCAACACCCTAGGGTGGGGGGAGGGGGTGGCCTATCTGGAGGTGGGGGAAAAGCTTGTCCTGCACACCACTCGAATAGAACACCCGCGCATGGTGGAGGAGGAGGTCCCTGGGCTTCCCGTGAAGGTACACCCATGGTACGCCTTTCCCCCACCGGAAAGCCCTAACGATTACGAGCACGATCTCACACCCCTGCGGCTTGTCCTTAGCCAGGAGGCGCAGGAGGCATTTCGCCGCCTGGGGCGGGAGGCGGCGGAGGCTGTTGGCGAGGTGGTGCGGGCCGCTAAGCCCACATGGAAGGAAGAGGAGCTAGCGGGAAGCTTGGCGGAGGCCCTGTGGGGATTGGGGATCCGTCCCCAGCTCCTGTTGGTGGCGGGGGAAGAGCGGCTCTTTCGGCACCGCCACCCCTTACCCAAGGACCGACCCTTGGGGCGGAGTTTCATGGCGGTGGTGTGCGCCGAGCGGGGCGGGTTGGTGGCCAACCTAACGCGGATGGCGAACCTGGGGGATGCCGAGGTGGAGGCTCGTTACAGGAAGGTCTTGGAGGTGGAGGCGGTGGCGTTGGCCTCTTCTAGACCCGGGGTTAGGTTGGGGGAGGTTTTCGCCGCTTTGCAAGCTGCGTATGCGCGGGTGGGTTTTCCTTCGGCTTGGGAGGAGCACCACCAGGGGGGAGTGGGGGGGTACCGTTCCCGGGAGGCCATCGCGGTTCCTAACCATCCTTTGGTTTTGGAGGAAGGGATGGCTCTTGCTTGGAACCCTAGCCTGCCTGGGGCCAAGGTGGAGGATACGTTCCTCCTCACCGGAGAAGGGCTTGTCAACCTTACCGAGGATTCCCGTTGGCCCCAGGTGTGGGTGGCAGAAAGGGCGAGGCCCGACCTTTGGAGGGGCGGATGGTAAGGGTTGGTTTGGTGGGTGCCGGATGGTGGTCCCGGGAAGTACACGCCCCTGCGTTTCACGGGGCCGGGGCCAGGATCCAGGGCGTTTACGCTCCCGGAAGCCTTCGGGCTCAGTCCTTGGCGGAGGCATATGGGGCCAAGGTCTATGAAGACTATGGAGTCTTCTTGCAGGATGTGGACGCCGTGGCTATCGCCACTCCGGACGCCACTCACGTCCCCCTGGCCCTCGAGGCGGTGCGGCAAGGCAAGCACCTGTTCTTGGAAAAGCCAGTGGCGGTGAACTTAGAGGAGGCCGAGACGCTTTTGCATGCGGTCCAGGCCCAGGGAGTGGTGGCCATGACCGCCCTTACTGCCCGGGCGGATTGGGCAGCGGAGAGCGCCCTCGCCTACCGCGAGCAGTTGGGGAACATTGTTGCCTTTCGGGGCGCCTTTTGGGCGGATTACTTGGCCGATCCCCAGGCACCCCTTCCTTGGCGGGCGACGTTGGCAGGTGGGGGTCCTGCGGGGGTGGTGGGGGATCTGGGGGCACATCTTTTTGATCTCGCGGCCTGGCTTTTGGGTGCCCCTATAGAGAGGGTCCGGGCCCAGGTGGCGACCGTATTTCCGGGGAGGGAGAACCCGGATTTGGCCGGGATTTTGGCCCAAGCGGGGGGTGCGTTGGGCGTCTTGGAGCTTTCGCGGGTTCACCCGGTGCGGCCGCAACGCCTTTATCTGGAACTGGAAGGGGAAAAGGGCGCCTTGCGGGTGGTACCTTCTCTAGCGGGAAGGGCAGATGAAGCGCAACTCTTCTGGGCCCCCAGGCCCGGAGCATGGGCGCCTCTTCCCCTTGAGCCTTCCCTGCTTCGGGGGAGAAACCCTGAGGAGCCTTGGGGGCTTTTTCACTTTCGAGAGCTAGTCCGCCGCTTTTTGCAGGCTGTGTCCCAGGGATCAACGGCTACCCCTTCCCTGCGCGACGGGGTGGTGGCCCAGGCGGTCATCCAGGCAGTTCTGGACAGCGCTCGAGGGGGATGCGAAAGGGAGGTAGTTTATGTTTGAGGGTAAAGTGGCGGTGATCACGGGGGCTAGCAGAGGCATAGGGCGGGCCATTGCCTTGGCCTTGGCACAACGGGGTGCCAAGGTAGTCCTGGCTGCCCGAGATCGGGGGCGCCTCGAGGCGGTGCGAAAAGAGGCGGAAACCCTGGGTGCGCAAGCCTTGGCGGTGGCGGGGGACTTGCGGAGGGAGGAAGCCGTTGAGGCACTGCGCCAGCAGACCCTCAACGCTTTCGGCACGGTGGACATCGTGGTGA contains:
- a CDS encoding Gfo/Idh/MocA family oxidoreductase → MVRVGLVGAGWWSREVHAPAFHGAGARIQGVYAPGSLRAQSLAEAYGAKVYEDYGVFLQDVDAVAIATPDATHVPLALEAVRQGKHLFLEKPVAVNLEEAETLLHAVQAQGVVAMTALTARADWAAESALAYREQLGNIVAFRGAFWADYLADPQAPLPWRATLAGGGPAGVVGDLGAHLFDLAAWLLGAPIERVRAQVATVFPGRENPDLAGILAQAGGALGVLELSRVHPVRPQRLYLELEGEKGALRVVPSLAGRADEAQLFWAPRPGAWAPLPLEPSLLRGRNPEEPWGLFHFRELVRRFLQAVSQGSTATPSLRDGVVAQAVIQAVLDSARGGCEREVVYV
- a CDS encoding M24 family metallopeptidase, yielding MLHEHWQRLRSWMETQGFSRFFVARPENFSWLTGGSNTLGWGEGVAYLEVGEKLVLHTTRIEHPRMVEEEVPGLPVKVHPWYAFPPPESPNDYEHDLTPLRLVLSQEAQEAFRRLGREAAEAVGEVVRAAKPTWKEEELAGSLAEALWGLGIRPQLLLVAGEERLFRHRHPLPKDRPLGRSFMAVVCAERGGLVANLTRMANLGDAEVEARYRKVLEVEAVALASSRPGVRLGEVFAALQAAYARVGFPSAWEEHHQGGVGGYRSREAIAVPNHPLVLEEGMALAWNPSLPGAKVEDTFLLTGEGLVNLTEDSRWPQVWVAERARPDLWRGGW
- a CDS encoding ATP-binding cassette domain-containing protein; this encodes MSLPLLRAENISLRFGGLQALDQVSFDLYEGEVHSLVGHNGAGKTTFIRVLSGVYAPQGGRLLLRVGQGLEEVRFASPRDAQRFGIETIHQNLALADNLDAVANVFLGREQVRRLSLDEEAMESEARKVVERVGARLPSLRVPVHRLSGGQRQAVAIARALLFRARVLIMDEPTAALGPGETARVKGLIRTLRDEGLGIILISHDLHDVFDLSDRITVMKGGRVVGTVRAQESSQEEVLGMILAGELRRSAGV
- the xylB gene encoding xylulokinase, which encodes MKVVLGLDLGTSGLKGVALDPRGQKLAEARAPYPLHVPRPGWTEQDPHDWARALREVLQALTSQLPQVEVVAIGLSGQMHGAVFLDRAGQPLLPAPLWNDQRTAEEAKRIEEVIPRPELIRRTGNPAITGFQLPKILWLRHQHPDLFRQVYKVLLPKDYLGFLLTGKLATEYSDASGVGAMAIREKVWDEDLLGALGLSSALFPELGESHRVVGGLRPEWASAVGLKAGTPVVAGAGDNAAAAIGLGVSRHRRGVGSLSLGTSGVIFLPLEEPVADPEGRIHLFCHADGAYHLLGVTLSAAGSLEWLRGLFPEVSLETLLKEAEQAPLGALGLYFLPFLAGERSPYLEPRLRGAFLGLSLAHERGHLVRAVLEGVALSLGVVYEAMRSLAQVEMFLVTGGGSASDLWLGLLGGVLQVPLYRVAGEEGAARGAAILAMVGGGVYQDLEAALRATRLTEVAAPPAITGVRQLLPEYEAWVAALLERYRRV
- a CDS encoding sugar ABC transporter permease, with product MTLGQPGKFLSPQNLWNLSVQTAVVAILVGGMVLVIVARQIDLSVGSLLGFTGMTMALLQAVPPIGQAWPWPLALMVGLALGTGAGLLQGYLIAYLGAPSFIVTMAGLLVFRNLAYLIAEGRTIGPLQDGFLILGGGLQGSLGPFWSGIVTLSALAYTLWVVWRGRWLRQRHGLAVRPLWVDGVVSIFLVAVYAGFLWVMNSFPHPVTGKGRGIPVPVLLALGVLVFLHWLSQRTRFGRYVYAIGGNPEAALLAGIPVRRVQVLVFGLMGFLAALAGAVQAARLAFVPTGMGTLLELYVIAAAVVGGTSLAGGSGTILGAALGALIMSSLQNGLVLMGVPTEWQNLILGVVLVAAAVWNARFHRRRA
- the xylA gene encoding xylose isomerase; the encoded protein is MYEPKPEHKFTFGLWTVGNVGRDPFGDAVRERLDPVYVVHKLAELGVYGVNLHDEDLIPRGTPPRERDEIVRRFKKALEETGLRVPMVTANLFSDPAFKDGALTSPDPWVRAYALRKSLETMDLGAELGAEIYVVWPGREGAEVEATGKSRHVWAWVREALNYMAAYAEDQGYGYRFALEPKPNEPRGDIYFATVGSMLAFIYTLDRPERFGLNPEFAHETMAGLNFVHAVAQVLEAGKLFHIDLNDQRMSRFDQDLRFGAENLKAAFFLVDLLEQSGYQGPRHFDAHALRTEDEEGVWAFAKGCMRTYLILKEKARAFRQDPEVQALLAEYYRKDERALAFLGPYSRDKAEALKRADLPLEALRRRGYALERLDQLAVEYLLGVRG
- a CDS encoding ROK family transcriptional regulator, with protein sequence MPNAYEVPKGGTRLLRRWHKARILDLLRKEPGLSRSDLAKQLELSPSAVTEAVTELLEEGLILERPLPPQGQGRPSIALEVEGETNVVLAWEIDVDRMAVALMSLGGAVRAKTLLPPAPKDPDEAISLLAEATRPLISEKRVLGVGVTVPGLVEPEEGHLTLAPNLGWQDMALGEMVRETMVDLGLPEVPLVVENEANAAAYGLYALGGWEVDHCVYLNLGVGVGGGVVVDRKVYHGARFHAGEVGHIPLNPEGPACGCGKQGCAEVYLSFRRWKASPSEALLSEMAEKLAHLCAIVLSTLDPALVVLGGPLAEATGEALLLEVRLRLPRYALRVHSPDQVVLSPFGREAALLGAGALAATHFIEQMAFAEVV